A window of Solea senegalensis isolate Sse05_10M linkage group LG20, IFAPA_SoseM_1, whole genome shotgun sequence contains these coding sequences:
- the slc2a3a gene encoding solute carrier family 2, facilitated glucose transporter member 3a → MAGQDNQVTCYLLFSLATAVIGSLQFGYNTGVINAPEQKLRSFFNNTWMERYGKAIEPGVCTIVWSVAVSVFSVGGMVGSFSVGVMADRFGRRRSMMLVNILAVIGGLLMGFSTICSSYEMIIAGRLVIGLFCGLFTGLTPMYVGEVSPTPLRGAFGTLHQLGVVVGILIAQIFGLEALLGSDKMWPLLLALTVAPAVLQCILLPFCPESPRFLLINLKQEEQARKALVRLRGSEDVSKDMQEMKEESAKMAMEKKVTIAELFRSASYRQPLLIAVMLQLSQQLSGINAVFYYSTGIFADAGVKQPIYATIGAGIVNTIFTIVSLFLVEKAGRRTLHLLGLGGMAVSALLMTVSLLLVSIPAMSYVAILAIMLFVAMFELGPGPIPWFIVAELFSQGPRPAAMAVAGCCNWTANFLVGMSFPKLVEVCGPWVFLIFTTFLILFFIFTFIKVPETKGKTFDEIARGFGGGPPPTSSSLEDPPVGGASAGVTLPASPLKEKVPLVEAAATAKAPPPAAETTPLDDKLNQTMQESV, encoded by the exons ATGGCGGGTCAG GACAATCAGGTCACATGTTacctcctcttctctttggcCACTGCCGTCATCGGCTCGCTGCAGTTTGGCTACAACACCGGAGTCATCAACGCTCCCGAGCAG aAACTGCGATCTTTCTTCAACAACACGTGGATGGAGCGTTACGGTAAAGCCATCGAGCCCGGCGTCTGCACCATCGTCTGGAGCGTCGCCGTCTCCGTGTTCAGCGTCGGCGGCATGGTGGGCTCCTTCAGCGTGGGTGTCATGGCCGACCGCTTCGGCAG gcgTCGCTCCATGATGCTGGTGAACATTCTGGCAGTGATCGGCGGCCTCCTCATGGGCTTCTCCACCATCTGCTCCTCGTACGAGATGATCATCGCCGGCCGCCTCGTCATCGGCCTCTTCTGCGGACTCTTCACCGGCCTCACGCCCATGTACGTGGGCGAGGTGTCGCCCACTCCCCTCAGGGGAGCGTTTGGAACCCTGCACCAGCTCGGTGTGGTGGTGGGCATCCTGATCGCTCAG atCTTTGGTCTGGAGGCCCTGCTGGGATCAGATAAGATGTGGCCCCTACTGCTGGCCCTCACCGTGGCCCCCGCCGTGCTGCAGTGCATCCTGCTGCCCTTCTGCCCCGAGAGCCCCCGCTTCCTGCTCATTAACCTCAAACAGGAGGAGCAGGCGCGCAAAG CTCTGGTGCGTCTGCGCGGCAGCGAGGACGTCAGTAAAGACATGcaggagatgaaggaggagaGCGCTAAGATGGCGATGGAGAAGAAGGTGACCATCGCCGAGCTGTTCCGCTCTGCGTCGTATCGTCAGCCGCTCCTCATCGCCGTCATGCTGCAGCTCTCACAGCAGCTGTCGGGGATCAACGCC gtgtTTTACTACTCCACAGGAATCTTTGCTGACGCTGGTGTGAAGCAGCCCATCTACGCCACCATCGGAGCCGGGATCGTCAACACCATCTTCACCATCGTCTCT CTCTTCCTGGTGGAGAAGGCAGGTCGGAGGACTCTGCACCTCCTGGGTCTTGGTGGAATGGCGGTCAGCGCTCTGCTCATGACTGTCTCCCTGCTGCTG GTGAGCATCCCAGCGATGAGCTACGTGGCGATCCTGGCCATCATGCTGTTCGTGGCCATGTTTGAACTGGGCCCCGGGCCGATCCCCTGGTTCATCGTGGCCGAGCTGTTCTCTCAGGGGCCGCGCCCGGCCGCCATGGCAGTGGCCGGCTGCTGCAACTGGACGGCCAACTTCCTGGTCGGGATGAGCTTCCCCAAACTGGTG GAAGTGTGCGGGCCGTGGGTCTTCCTTATCTTCACCACgttcctcatcctcttcttcatcttcaccttCATCAAAGTCCCGGAGACGAAGGGTAAGACCTTCGACGAGATCGCCCGCGGCTTTGGCGGAGGTCCGCCTCCCACCTCCTCATCCCTCGAGGATCCTCCCGTGGGCGGTGCCAGCGCTGGCGTGACGCTTCCGGCCTCACCCCTGAAGGAGAAGGTGCCGCTGGTGGAGGCGGCGGCTACAGCCAAAGCCCCGCCTCCCGCGGCCGAAACCACACCCCTGGACGACAAGTTGAACCAGACAATGCAGGAGAGCGTGTAG
- the si:dkey-14o18.2 gene encoding neuronal pentraxin-1: MARDVSRLCLCLTPPPVTRHRWVGSSLGSILPSAPLRSLIFYYFLSCAASTGSFPAIEHSYAVSPKFVCTPIPPEADPSCYSPPSVPHGPSANGHSSGGGGGSWRGTMSDEAKATILHLRESLVRQKETILDQRETIRELTAKLTLCEGFGGHHDNYHDNHRDNHDNHHDDDDHHGPHGSHHTSLSTSSHHAPHSSDHHAPHSSDHHAPHSSDHHAPHRKSPSFSPEQTGKTLQTLKERLENLQARNSSSSYSSSLRELLQRKINALEEQLHSYHRDHHDDHYRRAAVSHDSHHLSRHGTQQRSSSRHDSHHDDHHGSSSRHDSHHDDHHDDHHSTGHRDNHHNNNHHGRDRYKPHSGHHSRQSDYDHRYDWQHGRHYGYHDNHRSDHHNDHHDDDHHEPGYRDDHHDSHHGNAHHPQRQPFTNKETGHGKLETVLSQLHHGNDHKKPKSPSSFLLDFPMKTNYMYGRMRKTVVNEIFALTVCLWLKAGAGPGLGTPFSYAVPGQANELVLMEWGSNPMELLINDKAVTLPVTMTDRKWHHVCVTWWTRDGVWEVFQDGVKKGSGQNLSSWQSVKPGGVFILGQEQDTIGGRFDVTQSFMGELADLQFWSRVLTPGEIHSQATCGGHLLGDVLSWSEGNVELHGGLSEFPFEPCH; encoded by the exons ATGGCCAGAGACGTGTCAcgcctctgtctgtgtctcacgcCTCCACCTGTGACTCGCCACAGATGGGTGGGCTCCTCCCTGGGCTCCATCCTTCCCTCCGCCCCCCTTCGTTCTCTTATTTTCTACTACTTCCTGTCTTGCGCCGCATCAACAGGGAGTTTTCCTGCCATAGAACACAGCTACGCAGTTAGCCCTAAATTTGTTTGCACCCCGATTCCCCCTGAAGCGGATCCCAGCTGCTATTCTCCGCCCAGCGTGCCCCATGGACCCAGCGCTAACGGTcacagcagcggcggcggcggcggcagctgGAGAGGGACCATGTCAGACGAGGCCAAAGCCACCATCTTACACCTGCGCGAGAGTCTGGTGAGGCAGAAGGAGACCATCCTGGACCAGAGGGAGACCATCAGGGAGCTGACCGCCAAGCTCACCCTGTGCGAGGGCTTTGGCGGCCACCACGACAATTACCATGACAACCACCGCGACAACCACGACAATCACCACGACGACGACGACCACCACGGGCCTCACGGCAGCCACCACACATCCTTGTCGACTTCTTCTCACCACGCCCCGCACAGCAGCGATCACCACGCCCCCCACAGCAGCGATCACCACGCCCCCCACAGCAGCGATCACCACGCCCCCCACAGGAAGAGCCCATCCTTCTCTCCTGAGCAGACGGGGAAGACGCTGCAGACGCTGAAGGAGCGGCTGGAGAACTTACAG GCGAGGAACTCGTCCAGCTCGTACTCCAGCTCTCTGAGGGAACTCCTCCAGAGGAAGATCAACGCtctggaggagcagctgcacAGCTACCACCGAGATCACCACGACGACCATTATCGGCGCGCAGCAGTCAGCCATGACAGTCACCACTTGAGCCGCCA CGGCACGcagcagcgcagcagcagccgccATGACAGTCACCACGACGACCACcacggcagcagcagccgccaTGACAGTCACCATGACGACCACCACGACGACCATCATAGCACTGGTCACCGTGacaaccaccacaacaacaaccaccatgGAAGAGACCGGTACAAACCTCACAGTGGTCACCACAGTCGCCAAAGCGACTACGACCACCGCTACGACTGGCAACACGGTCGCCATTAcggttaccatgacaaccatCGCAGCGACCACCACAATGACCACCATGATGACGACCACCATGAACCTGGTTACCGTGACGACCACCATGACAGTCACCATGGCAACGCTCATCACCCTCAGCGACAGCCTTTCACCAACAAAGAGACGGGTCACGGCAAACTGGAGACGGTGCTGAGCCAgcttcaccatggcaacg atcACAAGAAGCCTAAGAGTCCCAGCAGCTTCCTGCTGGACTTCCCCATGAAGACCAACTACATGTatgggaggatgaggaagacgGTGGTCAACGAGATCTTCGCTCTGACCGTGTGCCTGTGGTTAAAGGCGGGGGCGGGGCCAGGATTGGGCACGCCCTTCTCCTACGCCGTGCCGGGACAGGCCAACGAGCTGGTGCTGATGGAGTGGGGCAGTAACCCCATGGAGCTGCTGATCAACGACAAG gccgTGACTCTGCCCGTCACTatgacagacaggaagtggcatCACGTGTGTGTGACATGGTGGACACGTGACGGCGTGTGGGAGGTGTTTCAGGATGGCGTGAAGAAAGGTTCAGGACAGAATCTGTCGTCGTGGCAATCTGTGAAACCAGGAGGCGTGTTCATCCTGGGACAAGAGCAG GACACGATTGGCGGACGCTTCGACGTCACTCAGTCCTTCATGGGAGAACTGGCCGACCTTCAGTTCTGGTCCAGAGTCCTGACGCCGGGTGAGATCCACAGCCAGGCGACGTGCGGAGGACACCTGCTCGGGGACGTCCTGTCCTGGTCGGAGGGAAACGTGGAGCTGCACGGAGGACTCTCCGAATTCCCGTTCGAGCCCTGTCACTGA